In a single window of the Paenibacillus sp. MMS20-IR301 genome:
- a CDS encoding aldo/keto reductase family protein, giving the protein MKYRRLGGTGLKVSEISLGSWLTYGGYVEQENAVKAIETAYSLGINFFDTANVYEKGAAEKLLGAALSSYPRESYVLATKVYGVMGEGPNDRGLSRKHITEQCHASLKRLGAEYVDLLYCHRYDPETPVEETLRALDDLVRQGKVLYVGVSEWTAAQMAEALAVADRYLLDRIVVNQPIYNMFERYIEKEIIPLGLRKGIGQVVFSPLAQGLLTGKYSSISDIPEDSRATRLDWMRKGITEEKIAKVQELSGIAAELGLSVGNLALAWILRQPNVASALVGASKPEQVTENVKASGIELTEDVLARIEEIIG; this is encoded by the coding sequence ATGAAATACCGCAGACTCGGGGGAACCGGTCTTAAGGTCAGTGAGATCAGTCTTGGCAGCTGGCTGACTTACGGAGGTTATGTAGAACAGGAGAATGCAGTTAAGGCGATTGAAACCGCTTACTCCCTGGGTATCAATTTTTTTGATACGGCCAATGTCTATGAAAAAGGTGCAGCAGAGAAGCTGCTGGGCGCTGCACTCTCCAGCTATCCGCGTGAATCCTATGTGCTGGCTACCAAGGTATACGGCGTAATGGGCGAAGGCCCCAATGACCGCGGATTATCCCGCAAGCATATTACTGAACAATGCCATGCCAGCCTGAAGCGGCTTGGAGCTGAGTATGTGGATTTGCTGTATTGCCACCGTTATGATCCGGAGACTCCGGTTGAAGAGACACTGCGGGCGCTGGATGATCTGGTCCGCCAGGGCAAGGTGCTCTATGTAGGTGTCAGTGAATGGACCGCAGCACAGATGGCTGAAGCTCTTGCGGTGGCAGACCGTTATCTGCTGGACCGGATCGTGGTTAACCAGCCGATCTACAATATGTTCGAGCGTTATATCGAGAAAGAGATTATTCCGCTTGGCCTGCGCAAAGGGATCGGACAAGTTGTCTTCTCGCCGCTGGCGCAGGGGCTGCTGACCGGGAAATACAGCTCAATCTCCGATATTCCGGAGGACAGCCGGGCAACCAGACTGGACTGGATGCGTAAGGGAATTACGGAGGAGAAGATTGCCAAGGTGCAGGAGCTGAGCGGTATTGCTGCCGAGCTAGGCCTCTCCGTCGGCAATCTTGCGCTGGCCTGGATTCTGCGCCAGCCTAATGTAGCCAGTGCACTGGTCGGTGCCAGCAAGCCGGAGCAGGTGACGGAGAATGTGAAGGCATCCGGAATTGAGCTAACGGAGGATGTACTGGCCCGGATCGAAGAAATCATCGGTTAA
- a CDS encoding CapA family protein — protein MRRYAIILMLLLLLIPAEGVSSKSALPPDKINLVFAGDILLDGFVGEQIDRYGVNFPFVKVAPVLQQADLAFANLETPVSVRGEAADKTFVFRSKPAALQGLTYAGIDGVSLANNHILDYGQTAMLDTLIHLDKAKIGHTGAGKNIEEAFKPFTRTVKGKTIAMLGVSRVLSGPSWYAGKNSPGAASAYTPDPLLSAIRKSAEKNDYTIVYIHWNQEFKDYPENYARTLAKQMIDSGADIILGAHSHCLMGIEYYKHKPIYYSLGNFVFNRSTRGGDKTLHSMLVHFTISGSELTSKITPVKIMGGQPNFMNEAYNKETYKLMNQLSFNAKIAADGAVSEQL, from the coding sequence TTGCGCCGATACGCAATTATACTTATGTTACTGCTGCTGCTGATCCCGGCCGAAGGCGTGAGCAGCAAAAGTGCCCTGCCGCCGGACAAGATTAACCTTGTGTTCGCGGGCGACATCCTGCTGGACGGCTTCGTCGGTGAGCAGATTGACAGATACGGGGTGAACTTCCCGTTTGTGAAGGTGGCGCCCGTACTACAGCAGGCCGATCTGGCCTTCGCGAACCTGGAGACCCCAGTCTCGGTACGCGGAGAAGCCGCTGACAAGACCTTTGTCTTCCGCTCAAAGCCGGCAGCGCTCCAAGGCTTAACCTATGCCGGGATTGACGGAGTGTCCCTGGCCAATAATCATATTCTGGACTATGGACAAACAGCGATGCTGGACACACTGATTCATCTGGACAAAGCCAAGATCGGGCATACCGGCGCCGGAAAGAACATCGAAGAGGCATTCAAGCCGTTTACCCGGACAGTCAAAGGCAAGACCATTGCCATGCTGGGCGTCAGCCGTGTGCTCTCCGGCCCTTCCTGGTATGCCGGCAAGAACAGCCCGGGGGCAGCCTCGGCTTATACGCCTGATCCGCTATTGAGTGCGATCCGGAAGTCTGCGGAGAAGAATGATTATACTATTGTGTATATCCACTGGAACCAGGAGTTCAAGGACTATCCTGAGAACTATGCCCGGACACTCGCGAAGCAGATGATCGACAGCGGGGCGGATATCATTCTCGGAGCGCACAGCCATTGTCTCATGGGCATCGAATACTATAAGCATAAGCCGATCTATTATTCGCTGGGCAACTTTGTATTCAACCGCTCTACCCGCGGCGGCGACAAAACACTGCATTCCATGCTTGTTCATTTCACCATCAGCGGCTCAGAGCTGACAAGCAAAATAACGCCGGTCAAAATTATGGGCGGACAGCCGAATTTCATGAATGAGGCCTACAACAAAGAAACTTATAAGCTGATGAATCAGCTCTCGTTCAATGCCAAAATCGCAGCGGATGGTGCGGTCAGCGAGCAGCTGTAG
- a CDS encoding response regulator: MIRAVIIDDEKPALDVLNHLLHKDGRVEVVGIFRKPLEALEQISVLQPDLVFLDMEMPQMSGVELSGLLLESLRELEVIFVTAHDIYAVEAFRLEALDYLLKPLTPALLDRAITRYQKQRRLSGERVTPLKETRIVSFGGFSVLGPGGHEDTVKWRTHKSKELMSFLFLKGTAPVPKGQIMQALWPDSSDEQAHSNLHTTLYKMKTALKAAGVLVEIYFKGGSYRMDIAGAAGDLWEFESFARENLPVTVHTLSRYIYHLELYQGDLFADEDYLWSVSKRAEMLGFYTMLSKKLCSYYIEDGRLAEAIQRITLLLLKSPLDEEAHELLMGIYFRQKDRISLIRHYHAMKELLSHELGLEPRESVRQIYNEMLYGR; encoded by the coding sequence ATGATCAGAGCAGTAATAATTGATGATGAGAAGCCGGCACTGGATGTCTTGAACCATTTGCTGCACAAGGATGGACGGGTAGAGGTCGTGGGTATATTCCGCAAGCCGCTGGAAGCACTGGAGCAGATCTCGGTGCTGCAGCCGGACCTCGTGTTCCTGGATATGGAAATGCCGCAGATGAGTGGTGTGGAGCTGAGCGGGCTGCTGCTGGAGAGCTTAAGGGAGCTTGAGGTCATCTTTGTGACTGCGCATGATATTTATGCTGTCGAAGCCTTCCGGCTTGAAGCCCTGGATTATTTGCTGAAGCCGCTGACTCCGGCGCTGCTGGACCGGGCGATTACCCGCTACCAGAAGCAGCGGCGGCTATCCGGGGAGCGCGTAACGCCGCTTAAAGAGACGCGGATTGTCAGCTTCGGCGGGTTCAGTGTGCTTGGTCCAGGCGGCCATGAGGATACGGTAAAGTGGCGGACCCATAAATCCAAGGAGCTGATGTCTTTCCTGTTCCTGAAAGGGACAGCCCCTGTGCCCAAAGGCCAAATTATGCAGGCACTGTGGCCGGACAGCAGTGACGAGCAGGCCCACTCCAATCTGCATACGACACTTTACAAAATGAAGACGGCGCTTAAAGCGGCGGGTGTGCTTGTTGAGATTTATTTCAAGGGCGGAAGCTACCGGATGGACATCGCCGGTGCCGCAGGAGATCTCTGGGAATTTGAAAGCTTTGCCCGGGAGAATCTTCCGGTGACGGTACACACATTATCCAGGTACATCTATCATCTTGAGTTGTATCAGGGGGATTTATTTGCGGATGAGGATTATTTGTGGAGCGTCTCCAAGCGGGCAGAAATGCTCGGATTCTATACCATGCTGTCGAAGAAGCTGTGCAGTTATTATATTGAGGACGGCAGGCTCGCGGAAGCGATACAGCGGATTACTCTGCTGCTGCTTAAATCTCCGCTCGACGAAGAGGCCCATGAACTGCTGATGGGGATCTATTTCCGGCAAAAGGACCGGATCAGCCTGATCCGCCACTATCACGCGATGAAAGAGCTGCTGAGCCATGAGCTGGGGCTGGAACCCAGGGAATCAGTCAGACAAATATATAATGAGATGCTGTACGGGCGCTGA
- the ptsP gene encoding phosphoenolpyruvate--protein phosphotransferase, producing the protein MNKISGIAASAGIAVAKAFILKHPDYTITKSSISDVELEVVKLESALEISKGELKRIKERTLAELGEKKAEIFESHLLILEDPELISPVLDKIREEAVNADYALQEVATQFIEMFENMKSSYLQERAADMRDVTKRVLNHLLGISYVSPAEISEEVIVIAEDLTPSDTAQLNRKYVKGFTTNIGGRTSHSAIMARSLEIPAVVGTKKVMSEVKAGDLVIVDGLSGDVLVNPSEAEVALYVAKQKEYDLQIAEWKKLREEPTVSADGKHVELAANIGTPNDVAGVIENGGEGVGLYRTEFLYMGRDKLPSEEVQYNAYRTVLENMQGKPVVVRTLDIGGDKELPYLELPKEMNPFLGFRAIRLCLDRQDIFRTQLRALLRASVHGDLRIMFPMIATLGEFRAARGLLLEEKAKLREEGKEVSEQIQLGIMVEIPSTAVLADQFAKEVDFFSIGTNDLIQYTMAADRMNEQVSYLYQPYNPAILRLIKNVIDAAHAEGKWAGMCGEMAGDPVAIPLLLGLGLDEFSMSATSILPARSQLAKLSAGDMKELAAQALQLGTAEEVAALVQAIN; encoded by the coding sequence ATGAATAAGATTTCAGGAATCGCGGCTTCCGCAGGTATTGCTGTTGCTAAAGCGTTTATCCTGAAGCACCCGGACTATACGATTACCAAGTCTTCCATAAGTGATGTGGAGCTTGAGGTGGTGAAGCTGGAGAGTGCCCTGGAAATCTCTAAGGGCGAGCTGAAGCGGATCAAGGAGCGTACGCTGGCTGAGCTGGGGGAGAAGAAGGCGGAGATTTTCGAATCCCATCTGCTGATTCTGGAAGATCCTGAGCTGATCAGTCCGGTGCTGGACAAAATCCGTGAAGAGGCTGTCAATGCCGACTACGCTCTTCAGGAAGTGGCAACGCAGTTTATCGAAATGTTCGAGAATATGAAAAGCAGCTATCTGCAGGAACGTGCTGCCGACATGCGGGATGTGACCAAACGTGTACTGAACCATCTGCTGGGGATTTCGTATGTCAGCCCGGCTGAAATCAGCGAAGAGGTTATCGTTATTGCAGAGGATCTGACGCCTTCGGATACCGCGCAGCTGAACCGTAAATATGTTAAGGGCTTCACGACCAATATTGGCGGACGCACCTCGCATTCGGCTATTATGGCCCGTTCCCTGGAGATTCCAGCCGTAGTAGGTACCAAGAAGGTGATGTCCGAAGTGAAAGCCGGAGATCTGGTTATAGTAGACGGACTGAGCGGAGATGTGCTGGTTAACCCAAGCGAAGCTGAGGTAGCCCTCTATGTTGCCAAGCAGAAGGAGTACGATCTGCAGATTGCTGAGTGGAAAAAGCTCCGCGAAGAGCCGACGGTTTCTGCGGACGGCAAGCATGTCGAGCTGGCTGCCAATATCGGTACGCCGAATGATGTGGCCGGTGTCATTGAGAACGGCGGTGAAGGCGTTGGCCTCTACCGTACAGAGTTCCTCTATATGGGCCGTGATAAGCTGCCGTCCGAGGAAGTACAGTACAACGCCTACCGGACCGTGCTGGAGAATATGCAGGGCAAGCCGGTTGTTGTCCGGACACTGGATATCGGCGGCGACAAGGAGCTGCCTTATCTGGAGCTGCCTAAGGAGATGAATCCGTTCCTCGGCTTCCGGGCGATCCGTCTCTGCCTGGACCGTCAGGATATCTTCCGTACACAGCTGCGCGCCTTGCTGCGTGCAAGTGTTCACGGTGATCTGCGCATCATGTTCCCGATGATTGCTACGCTGGGCGAATTCCGCGCTGCACGCGGGCTGCTGCTGGAAGAGAAGGCCAAGCTGCGCGAAGAGGGCAAGGAGGTATCGGAGCAGATTCAGCTGGGCATTATGGTTGAGATTCCGTCTACTGCTGTACTGGCCGACCAGTTCGCGAAGGAAGTCGATTTCTTCAGCATCGGGACCAATGATCTGATTCAATATACAATGGCTGCGGACCGGATGAATGAGCAGGTATCGTACCTGTATCAGCCATATAACCCGGCCATTCTCCGTCTGATCAAGAATGTCATTGATGCGGCGCATGCCGAAGGCAAATGGGCCGGCATGTGCGGTGAAATGGCCGGGGATCCGGTCGCTATTCCTCTGCTGCTGGGTCTTGGCCTTGATGAATTCAGCATGAGTGCCACCTCCATTCTGCCGGCGCGCAGCCAGCTTGCCAAGCTGTCTGCTGGCGATATGAAGGAGCTGGCAGCCCAGGCGCTGCAGCTTGGAACAGCTGAGGAAGTCGCTGCCCTGGTACAGGCAATTAACTAA
- a CDS encoding SDR family oxidoreductase, with amino-acid sequence MKVLFIGGTGLISQAVSRLAVEQGIELYLFNRGERSSFAPKGAQLINGDIRDQAKAAEALKGYEFDVVVNWIAFTPEHVQTDIELFSGKTRQYIYISSASAYQKPQRNYLITEETPLENPYWQYSRDKIACEQLLLEAWRTSGFPVTIVRPSHTYGDTAIPAALTSWSHPWSLVERIRKGQPLVIHGDGTSLWTLTHNTDFAKGFVGLLGHPETIGEAVHITSDEVLSWNQIYAAIGAAAGREPKVVHISTDFIAANTPPGAADGLIGDQAVSSVFDNSKLKRLVPGFEATVSFAEGVKRSVAWFEQQPGLCTTDQEWSRMLDGLISKHGVDPKLLSYYV; translated from the coding sequence ATGAAGGTTCTATTTATCGGAGGCACGGGACTGATCAGCCAGGCGGTATCCCGGCTGGCAGTGGAGCAGGGCATAGAGCTGTATTTGTTCAACCGCGGGGAGCGGAGCAGCTTCGCACCGAAAGGGGCGCAGCTGATTAACGGTGATATCCGTGATCAGGCCAAGGCGGCGGAAGCGCTGAAGGGCTACGAATTCGATGTTGTGGTGAACTGGATTGCCTTCACCCCGGAGCATGTGCAGACCGATATTGAATTGTTCTCAGGCAAGACACGGCAATATATCTATATCAGCTCGGCGTCTGCCTATCAGAAGCCGCAGCGGAATTATCTCATTACCGAGGAAACGCCGCTGGAGAATCCGTACTGGCAGTATTCGCGGGATAAGATTGCCTGTGAGCAGCTGCTGCTGGAGGCTTGGCGGACCAGCGGCTTCCCGGTAACTATTGTCCGCCCTTCCCACACGTATGGGGATACGGCTATTCCGGCAGCGCTGACCAGCTGGAGCCATCCCTGGTCACTGGTGGAGCGGATCCGCAAGGGCCAGCCGCTGGTCATTCACGGCGACGGCACCTCACTGTGGACGCTGACGCATAATACCGATTTTGCCAAAGGATTCGTTGGTTTGCTGGGACATCCGGAGACGATCGGGGAAGCTGTTCATATTACCTCTGATGAGGTGTTGAGCTGGAACCAGATCTATGCCGCCATCGGGGCGGCAGCGGGCAGAGAGCCGAAGGTGGTGCATATCTCCACCGACTTCATTGCAGCCAACACACCGCCGGGGGCGGCGGACGGGCTGATTGGCGATCAGGCGGTCAGCAGCGTGTTCGACAACAGCAAATTGAAACGGCTTGTACCCGGTTTCGAAGCAACTGTGTCTTTCGCCGAAGGTGTGAAACGTTCCGTTGCCTGGTTCGAACAGCAGCCCGGACTTTGCACAACCGATCAGGAATGGTCCAGAATGCTGGACGGGCTGATCAGCAAGCACGGGGTTGATCCGAAGCTGCTCTCTTATTATGTATAA
- a CDS encoding class I SAM-dependent methyltransferase gives MPTHPYVSRFFVNADARREKLIYDLPESWWSRPYEYEWCTNFISPHDVVLDAACGISHPLKFYLAGYSAEVYACDLDARILSREAIIRDIADDIGVPAAQQVQARRMDRLHLAQANLTALPYEDESFDTIFCISVLEHLSLQDSVLAVREFHRTLNGEGLLVLTFDYPTVNLMRMNEILLQAGFQYWGETDFNLPEDAVHTGQWGGLNCFRAVLKKTQG, from the coding sequence ATGCCGACACATCCTTATGTTTCCCGTTTCTTCGTGAATGCCGATGCCCGCCGAGAGAAGCTGATTTATGATTTGCCGGAATCCTGGTGGAGCCGTCCCTACGAATATGAATGGTGCACGAACTTCATATCCCCGCATGATGTGGTGCTGGATGCCGCCTGCGGAATTTCCCATCCGCTTAAATTCTACCTTGCCGGCTATAGTGCGGAGGTCTATGCCTGTGATCTGGATGCCCGGATTCTGTCCCGGGAAGCGATTATCCGGGATATTGCCGATGATATCGGAGTTCCTGCAGCCCAGCAGGTACAGGCAAGACGGATGGACAGATTGCATCTTGCCCAGGCCAATCTGACCGCGCTGCCTTATGAGGACGAGAGCTTTGACACGATTTTTTGCATCTCAGTGCTGGAGCATCTGTCCCTGCAGGATTCAGTGCTGGCCGTGCGGGAGTTCCACCGGACGCTTAACGGGGAGGGCCTGCTCGTACTGACTTTTGATTATCCTACTGTAAACCTGATGCGGATGAATGAAATTCTCCTGCAGGCCGGCTTCCAGTACTGGGGCGAGACAGACTTCAATCTTCCGGAAGATGCTGTGCACACCGGACAGTGGGGCGGGCTGAACTGCTTCCGGGCAGTGCTGAAGAAAACGCAAGGCTAG